From the genome of Danio aesculapii chromosome 16, fDanAes4.1, whole genome shotgun sequence, one region includes:
- the LOC130243014 gene encoding uncharacterized protein LOC130243014, whose protein sequence is MSKRKRISPVEDATTHILSGKDKPCFEERFINSHKGRGVFASMSIDKGCFILEYRGKLISQEESQIRQNKYSETENTFLFDFDWDGKQWCIDASKEDGSLGRLVNDDYKSPNCKIKKIGVGGKPHLCLFSIKDIASGEEITYNYGDSKWPWRTLINRADSCSDENTPSEEAACFPTKINKKSTEQINRADSCSDENTPSEETACCPTKINKKSTEQINRADSCSDENTPSEEAACCPTKINKKSTEQINRADSCSDENTPSEEAACFPTKINKKSTEQINRADSCSDENTPSEEAACCPTKINKKSTEQINRADSCSDENTPSEEAACCPTKINKKSTEQINRADSCSDENTPSEEAACFPTKINKKSTEQLHRFAARINRLREHHNRHAERFEKLSEALVIEGRVPDSSANDESEISCEESCSDYSDKDYVPDSDSSSSDSSCRSEELYNLHAKPLKGGVVGFQSTTDRSATDRSAADRSASALNNRSTSVTPMPTDLQINRYKKKQYCVYCQKPFSKIARHLEFVHHNELEVAKAFSFDKKSKERRARLHLLKSRGNFAHNAAVSKAGIGEMVACRRPKEEKSTSDFSHCIHCQGLYNRKTLWRHMRTCPQNPTNEKHTVGQRRVQSLISLSLPPPADVSKSVWTIASVRAVAGFSEETNTYKIPSLALKLGHSLVKIANSVECNALMSGREAVAECARNFRRLYESKWNDVVSAAALTTLGEAKWNKPQVLPFTEDKKRG, encoded by the exons ATGTCTAAACGGAAGAGAATTAGTCCTGTGGAGGATGCCACTACACACATTCTGTCTGGCAAAGACAAGCCATGCTTTGAGGAGAGATTCATTAACTCTCATAAAG GTAGAGGTGTGTTTGCTAGCATGTCCATTGACAAAGGATGCTTCATTCTTGAATACCGTGGAAAGTTAATTTCCCAAGAGGAGAGCCAAATAAGACAGAATAAATACAGTGAAACAGAAAATACCTTCTTATTTGACTTTGATTGGGACGGAAAACAATGGTG cATTGATGCCTCAAAAGAAGATGGTTCACTTGGGAGATTAGTGAATGACGATTACAAGTCTCctaactgtaaaattaaaaaaataggtgTTGGAGGCAAACCAcatctgtgtttgttttcaaTTAAGGACATAGCTTCTGGTGAAGAAATAACATACAACTATGGAGATTCAAAATGGCCATGGCGTACTCTG ATCAACCGAGCAGACTCTTGCAGTGATGAGAACACGCCATCAGAAGAGGCCGCATGCTTTCCTACcaaaatcaacaagaagtcaactgAACAG ATCAACCGAGCAGACTCTTGCAGTGATGAGAACACGCCATCAGAAGAGACCGCATGCTGTCCTACcaaaatcaacaagaagtcaactgAACAG ATCAACCGAGCAGACTCTTGCAGTGATGAGAACACACCATCAGAAGAGGCCGCATGCTGTCCTACcaaaatcaacaagaagtcaactgAACAG ATCAACCGAGCAGACTCTTGCAGTGATGAGAACACGCCATCAGAAGAGGCCGCATGCTTTCCTACcaaaatcaacaagaagtcaactgAACAG ATCAACCGAGCAGACTCTTGCAGTGATGAGAACACGCCATCAGAAGAGGCCGCATGCTGTCCTACcaaaatcaacaagaagtcaactgAACAG ATCAACCGAGCAGACTCTTGCAGTGATGAGAACACGCCATCAGAAGAGGCCGCATGCTGTCCTACCAAAATCAATAAGAAGTCAACTGAACAG ATCAACCGAGCAGACTCTTGCAGTGATGAGAACACGCCATCAGAAGAGGCCGCATGCTTTCCTACcaaaatcaacaagaagtcaactgAACAG CTACACAGGTTTGCTGCCCGGATAAACCGACTGAGAGAACATCATAACAGACATGCTGAACGCTTTGAAAAGCTGTCTGAAGCACTTGTAATTGAAGGACGGGTGCCTGATAGCTCAGCGAATGATGAATCTGAG ATATCTTGTGAGGAATCCTGTTCTGACTACAGTGACAAGGATTATGTCCCTGATTCAGACAGTAGCTCATCAGACAGCAGTTGTAGAAGTGAAGAGCTTTATAACTTGCATGCTAAGCCACTGAAGGGAGGTGTTGTGGGGTTTCAGAGTACAACAGACAGGAGTGCAACAGACAGGAGTGCAGCAGACAGGAGTGCAAGCGCATTAAATAACCGCTCCACATCTGTGACCCCGATGCCTACTGACCTGCAAATAAACAGATACAAGAAGAAACAATATTGTGTTTATTGTCAGAAGCCATTCTCTAAAATCGCACGACACTTGGAGTTTGTTCATCACAATGAACTGGAGGTAGCTAAGGCATTCAGCTTTGACAAAAAGTCAAAGGAAAGAAGAGCGAGATTACACCTTTTGAAAAGTAGAGGGAATTTTGCCCATAATGCTGCAGTTTCAAAAGCTGGAATTGGGGAAATGGTTGCTTGCCGGCGGCCCAAAGAAGAAAAATCTACCTCTGACTTCAGTCACTGTATCCACTGTCAAGGTCTGTACAACAGAAAGACCCTATGGAGACACATGCGAACATGCCCCCAGAACCCCACAAATGAAAAACACACAGTTGGACAGAGGAGAGTTCAGTCACTCATCAGCTTGAGCCTTCCTCCACCAGCGGATGTTAGCAAAAGCGTATGGACCATTGCTT CAGTAAGAGCAGTCGCTGGATTCAGTGAGGAGACAAACACCTACAAGATACCATCACTGGCACTGAAGCTTGGACACAGCTTGGTGAAGATTGCCAACTCGGTGGAATGCAATGCACTGATGTCAGGACGCGAAGCCGTTGCAGAGTGTGCACGAAATTTCAGACGTTTGTATGAAAGCAAGTGGAATGATGTAGTGTCTGCAGCTGCACTGACTACTCTGGGTGAAGCTAAATGGAATAAGCCACAAGTCCTGCCATTTACAGAGGAT AAGAAGAGAGGGTGA
- the LOC130243570 gene encoding uncharacterized protein LOC130243570 — MDQLANFLGHDIRVHREFYRLPESTLQLAKISKVLIAMEKGRLPELQGKGLDGITIDPQDEMDVSSNSSSDEAELQTSSCRSQENEDHMNAGNLQDEGPQDEGLEVSSKKKAKMGSQKAHVGRPKSPSIVDLDVAHLKPGPKVIVKRKWSEEEVNAVEKHMLHFIHSCRVPGKADCVSCLLAEPHALRNRDWSAVKFYVNNRIAALKRQQSR; from the exons ATGGATCAATTAGCCAACTTCCTTGGCCATGATATTAGAGTTCATCGGGAGTTCTACCGCCTCCCTGAAAGCACTTTACAGCTTGCAAAGATTAGCAAGGTCTTAATTGCTATGGAAAAAGGGAGACTGCCCGAACTCCAGGGCAAAGGATTAGATGGCATAACAATAGATCCTCAAG ATGAAATGGATGTCTCCAGCAACAGTTCCAGTGATGAGGCAGAACTGCAAACTTCAAGTTGCAGAAGTCAAGAGAATGAGGATCATATGAATG CAGGCAACCTGCAAGACGAGGGACCTCAAGATGAGGGACTCGAGGTGTCTTCAAAGAAAAAGGCAAAAATGG GCTCCCAGAAAGCACATGTGGGTAGACCTAAATCCCCCTCCATTGTAGACTTGGATGTTGCCCATCTCAAACCAG gtcCAAAAGTCATTGTGAAAAGGAAGTGGTCAGAAGAGGAGGTCAATGCagttgaaaaacatatgctgcatttcATACACAGCTGTAGAGTTCCTGGGAAAGCAGACTGTGTCTCGTGTCTGTTGGCCGAACCTCATGCACTAAGAAACAGAGATTGGTCTGCTGTTAAGTTTTATGTAAATAACAGAATTGCTGCTTTGAAAAGACAACAGAGTCGGTAG